From the Cervus elaphus chromosome 20, mCerEla1.1, whole genome shotgun sequence genome, one window contains:
- the CNN3 gene encoding calponin-3, which produces MTHFNKGPSYGLSAEVKNKIASKYDHQAEEDLRNWIEEVTGMSIGANFQLGLKDGIILCELINKLQPGSVKKVNESSLNWPQLENIGNFIKAIQAYGMKPHDIFEANDLFENGNMTQVQTTLVALAGLAKTKGFHTTIDIGVKYAEKQTRRFDEGKLKAGQSVIGLQMGTNKCASQAGMTAYGTRRHLYDPKMQTDKPFDQTTISLQMGTNKGASQAGMLAPGTRRDIYDQKLTLQPVDNSTISLQMGTNKVASQKGMSVYGLGRQVYDPKYCAAPTEPVIHNGSQGTGTNGSEISDSDYQAEYPDEYHGEYQDDYPRDYQYGDQGIDY; this is translated from the exons ATTGCTTCCAAGTATGATCATCAGGCAGAAGAAGATCTCCGCAATTGGATAGAAGAGGTGACAGGCATGAGCATTGGCGCCAACTTCCAGCTGGGCTTGAAAGATGGCATTATCCTCTGCGA aCTCATAAACAAGCTACAGCCAGGCTCAGTGAAGAAGGTCAATGAGTCCTCATTAAACTGGCCTCAG ttggagAATATCGGCAATTTTATTAAAGCTATTCAGGCTTATGGCATGAAGCCACATGACATATTTGAAGCAAATGATCTTTTTGAGAATGGCAACATGACCCAGGTTCAGACTACGTTGGTGGCCCTAGCAGGTCTG GCCAAAACAAAAGGATTCCATACAACCATTGACATTGGAGTTAAGtatgcagaaaaacaaacaagacgTTTTGATGAAGGAAAGTTAAAAGCTGGCCAAAGTGTAATTGGCTTGCAG ATGGGAACCAACAAATGCGCCAGCCAAGCAGGTATGACGGCCTATGGGACGAGGAGGCACCTTTATGATCCCAAAATGCAAACTGACAAGCCTTTTGATCAGACCACAATTAGCCTGCAGATGGGCACCAACAAAGGCGCCAGCCAG GCGGGAATGTTAGCACCGGGTACCCGAAGAGACATCTACGATCAGAAGCTAACATTACAACCCGTGGACAACTCGACGATTTCCCTACAGATGGGTACCAACAAAGTCGCTTCCCAGAAAGGAATGAGTGTATATGGGCTTGGGCGGCAAGTGTATGATCCCAAATACTGTGCTGCTCCCACAGAACCTGTCATTCACAATGGAAGCCAAGGCACAGGAACCAATGGGTCAGAAATCAGTGATAGTGATTATCAGGCAGAATACCCAGATGAATATCATGGCGAGTACCAAGATGACTACCCCAGAGATTACCAGTATGGTGACCAAGGCATTGATTATTAG